From Nocardioides faecalis:
TGCACGCACCCGGCGGACCTCGACGTGCCGCGGGTCCGCGGCACCAAGAACCCCGACCTCGACGCGGTGCGCGCCCTGGCCCCCGACGTGGTGGTGGCCAACAAGGAGGAGAACCGCGAGCTCGACGTACGACGGCTGCGCGAGGCCGGGGTGCCGGTCTGGGTCACCGACATCGAGACCGTCGGCGGCGCGCTGGACTCCCTGGAGCGGTTCTACGCCACCGTCCTCGGCCTCGAGCCGACCGAGTGGCTGCGCACGGCGCGGGCCTGCTGGGGCATGCCGATGCCGCCGGGGCGCGGCCGGGTCGCCGTACCGATCTGGCGGGACCCGTGGATGGTCGTCGGCCCGCGCACCTACACCGGTGACCTGCTGCGCCTGCTGGGTTGGCAGAACACCTACGACAGCGGCGAGGACCGCTACCCGCGAGTGCCGCTGGACGAGATCGACCGCGACGACCTCGACCTGGTCCTGCTGCCCGACGAGCCCTACGTGTTCACCGCCGAGGACGGTCCGGAGGCCTTCCGCAAGGTGCCCACCCGGCTCGTCTCCGGCCGGCTGCTCACCTGGTACGGGCCGGCGATGGTGCAGGCGCA
This genomic window contains:
- a CDS encoding helical backbone metal receptor, with translation MAVVHDDLGDPLDLARPATRIVSLVPSITEALATDVPERLVGATQWCTHPADLDVPRVRGTKNPDLDAVRALAPDVVVANKEENRELDVRRLREAGVPVWVTDIETVGGALDSLERFYATVLGLEPTEWLRTARACWGMPMPPGRGRVAVPIWRDPWMVVGPRTYTGDLLRLLGWQNTYDSGEDRYPRVPLDEIDRDDLDLVLLPDEPYVFTAEDGPEAFRKVPTRLVSGRLLTWYGPAMVQAHHELSP